In a single window of the Candidatus Limnocylindrales bacterium genome:
- a CDS encoding DUF427 domain-containing protein, whose amino-acid sequence MKAIWNGKVVAESNDTVVVEGNHYFPLESVQADTLVPSSTTSVCSWKGTASYYTLRVGGRDNPDAVWYYADPKEAARQIKGRVAFWKGVEVVE is encoded by the coding sequence ATGAAAGCAATCTGGAACGGCAAGGTCGTGGCCGAGTCGAACGACACGGTCGTGGTCGAAGGCAACCACTACTTTCCGCTCGAATCGGTGCAGGCGGATACTCTCGTTCCGAGCAGCACGACGAGCGTATGCTCGTGGAAAGGAACGGCCAGCTACTACACGCTTCGCGTGGGTGGCCGCGACAACCCCGATGCGGTCTGGTATTACGCGGATCCGAAAGAAGCCGCACGGCAGATCAAGGGCCGGGTGGCGTTCTGGAAAGGCGTCGAGGTGGTCGAGTAG
- a CDS encoding glycine betaine ABC transporter substrate-binding protein, translated as MKAFATKAFATNAFGSNAFGSNAFGRNARASLVAIALLVAAGCSNRGDAIVVGGKNFTEQRVLGELVAQAIERSGLEAERKLDLGGTFVCDSALRAGQIDVYVEYTGTALGAILKDEAAAAASIRAGDVLAKVRAAYAPAGLQWTKPLGFDNTFALVVRDDAGVGTISDAAQAAPRWQAAFGYEFQQRADGYPALERTYGIKFAGVRTMDLGLLYRALIDRQADVVVGSATDAAIARFSLRVLDDDRHAFPPYEAVPVVRRDALERHPGLDRTLDSLGGTIDLAAMRRLNEAVEGGRSPADVVREFLDAKAQR; from the coding sequence ATGAAAGCGTTCGCGACGAAAGCGTTCGCGACGAACGCGTTCGGAAGTAACGCGTTCGGAAGTAACGCGTTCGGGAGGAACGCGCGCGCGTCCCTCGTCGCGATTGCGTTGCTGGTTGCCGCCGGGTGCTCGAATCGCGGCGACGCAATAGTGGTCGGTGGCAAGAACTTCACCGAGCAGCGCGTGCTCGGTGAGCTGGTCGCGCAGGCGATCGAGCGCAGCGGACTCGAGGCCGAGCGCAAGCTCGATCTCGGCGGTACGTTCGTCTGCGACAGTGCCCTGCGCGCGGGCCAGATCGACGTCTACGTCGAGTACACGGGGACCGCGCTCGGCGCGATCCTGAAGGACGAAGCCGCGGCCGCCGCATCGATTCGCGCCGGCGATGTGCTGGCGAAAGTTCGCGCGGCCTATGCGCCGGCCGGCCTCCAGTGGACGAAGCCGCTCGGTTTCGACAACACGTTCGCGCTCGTCGTACGCGACGACGCCGGCGTCGGCACGATCTCCGATGCAGCCCAGGCGGCTCCGCGGTGGCAGGCCGCGTTCGGCTATGAGTTCCAGCAACGCGCCGACGGCTACCCGGCGCTCGAGCGCACGTATGGAATCAAGTTTGCGGGAGTCCGCACGATGGACCTCGGGCTGCTCTATCGTGCACTCATCGATCGTCAGGCGGACGTCGTCGTGGGAAGCGCAACCGATGCTGCAATCGCCCGTTTCTCGCTGCGCGTGCTCGATGACGACCGCCACGCGTTTCCGCCGTACGAAGCGGTTCCGGTCGTGCGGCGCGACGCGCTCGAGCGGCACCCCGGGCTCGACCGCACGCTCGACAGCCTTGGCGGGACGATCGACCTCGCGGCAATGCGGCGTCTCAACGAAGCGGTCGAAGGCGGACGCTCGCCGGCCGATGTCGTCCGCGAATTCCTCGATGCGAAGGCGCAGCGATAG
- a CDS encoding ABC transporter permease, with translation MTGMAGEIARASAEHLVLVVVSVGAATLIAVPLGVLLTRRPALRQIVLGGAGIVQTVPSLALFGLLIPVPLIGGIGTRTALIALTLYALLPILRNTVTGIEGVDPAVREAGIGMGMTDGQLLRRVEIPLAAGVILAGIRLATVVGIGVATIAAAIGAGGLGVLIFRGVAMLDHRTILAGALPAAFLAIAADLVLGAVERRMAPSR, from the coding sequence ATGACCGGCATGGCAGGCGAGATCGCGCGCGCGTCCGCCGAGCACCTCGTGCTGGTCGTCGTCTCCGTCGGCGCGGCAACGCTGATCGCGGTTCCGCTCGGAGTACTGCTGACGCGCCGGCCCGCGCTGCGGCAGATCGTGCTCGGCGGCGCCGGCATCGTGCAGACCGTCCCGAGCCTCGCGCTGTTCGGCCTGCTGATTCCCGTTCCGCTGATCGGCGGCATCGGAACGCGGACCGCGCTGATCGCGCTCACGCTCTACGCGCTGCTGCCGATCCTTCGCAACACCGTCACGGGAATCGAGGGCGTCGACCCTGCCGTGCGCGAGGCAGGAATCGGGATGGGCATGACCGACGGCCAGCTTCTGCGCCGCGTCGAGATCCCGCTTGCCGCCGGAGTGATTCTCGCGGGAATCCGGCTCGCGACCGTCGTCGGAATCGGCGTCGCGACGATTGCCGCCGCCATCGGCGCCGGCGGTCTCGGCGTGCTGATCTTCCGGGGCGTCGCGATGCTCGATCATCGGACCATTCTGGCCGGCGCGCTGCCGGCGGCGTTTCTGGCGATTGCTGCAGATCTCGTTCTCGGCGCCGTCGAGCGACGCATGGCTCCGTCGCGATGA
- a CDS encoding ATP-binding cassette domain-containing protein — MTAFVELDDVRVDVRAAGTILDRLSLAVEEGKTLALIGRSGSGKTTALRLVNALILPTAGAVRVAGRETTAWNPIELRRRTGYVIQEVGLFPHLTVEQNVGVVPELEGWPPARIAARTRELLELVGLAPGEYASRRPHQLSGGQRQRVGVARALAADPPLILLDEPFGALDPITRRELQREFRALTARLGKTAIFVTHDLAEAALVADRIALLSSGRLIAEGSLEELMRTPGDEVRAFLEAGNLGPESSQPESIAPAIADSAARPQGAVTR, encoded by the coding sequence GTGACGGCATTCGTCGAGCTCGACGACGTGCGCGTCGATGTCCGCGCCGCCGGCACCATCCTCGACAGGCTGTCGCTCGCGGTCGAGGAAGGAAAGACCCTCGCGCTGATCGGAAGAAGCGGCTCGGGCAAGACGACGGCACTGCGCCTCGTCAACGCACTGATCCTGCCGACGGCCGGAGCGGTACGCGTCGCGGGACGCGAGACGACCGCATGGAATCCGATCGAGCTTCGCCGGCGCACGGGTTACGTGATCCAGGAAGTCGGGCTGTTTCCGCACCTGACGGTCGAACAGAACGTCGGCGTCGTTCCCGAGCTCGAAGGCTGGCCGCCCGCGCGCATCGCCGCGCGCACACGCGAGCTGCTCGAGCTGGTCGGGCTTGCGCCCGGCGAATACGCTTCGCGACGCCCGCACCAGCTTTCCGGCGGCCAGCGGCAGCGCGTCGGTGTCGCGCGCGCGCTGGCGGCCGATCCGCCGCTCATCCTTCTCGACGAACCGTTCGGTGCGCTCGACCCGATCACGCGGCGCGAGCTGCAGCGCGAGTTTCGCGCGCTCACCGCGCGGCTCGGCAAGACGGCGATCTTCGTCACGCACGACCTTGCCGAAGCTGCGCTCGTCGCCGACCGCATCGCGCTCCTGTCGTCGGGGCGACTGATCGCCGAGGGCTCGCTCGAAGAGCTGATGCGAACGCCCGGCGACGAAGTGCGCGCATTTCTCGAAGCCGGCAACCTCGGCCCCGAAAGTTCGCAACCCGAGTCCATTGCGCCCGCAATTGCCGACAGCGCCGCGCGGCCGCAAGGAGCCGTCACGCGATGA
- the egtB gene encoding ergothioneine biosynthesis protein EgtB, which produces MLRPEPEGILRHTSRSRPDLAREAFARSIIRGLGDNPRWLSCRYLYDEAGSTIFERITEQPEYYLTGTEEKILEREAGRIRELCGATTLVELGAGSATKTRHLLRAWTRARRARYVPIDISRSMLSQTCAALRREFRTLTVDPLAGSYEQAVPFLRELSPLTLVFLGSSVGNFNEDELDEFFELVTANLSDGDRLLLGMDLVKDQATLEAAYNDAAGWSSKFTLNLFARMNRELGTSVDLSSLEHVARWNASKSRIDIHAKVLRPVTIDLEEWGRRFELEAGEMPLVEISRKFETGAMASVAARHGFEPIETFTDPDRLFALMLLRFRRRTAPVETLRSLLAHELGAQRERTLEIVEPLTPADLAVQHCEILSPIVWDLGHIASFEHEWIERAYGQAEAAGADVMPASRNGRSPVSIGADRTLYDPIRHPRPTRGALALPDRDTALARLAGVREQTSGVLAATGFAEEAALLRDGYLFSMIAQHEAQHSETILQSIQLRGLPYEPRRRSEPPGAACSAKGEVFVPGGPFLMGTDDRAVAYDNERPRHEVDLDSFWIDEAPVTSGTYRAFVEDDGYRRPELWTPDGWRWLGETKVSHPGGWWRAQDGSWCERVFGRVQPLDETRPVVHVCWHEAQACARWLGKRLPTEAEWEKAAAWDLERGLPRLYPWGEARPSPDRANLDQRTFAPAAAGAFAAGRSYFGCHQMLGDVWEWTSSDFVPYPGFRVFPYPEYSVVHFGRRHKVLRGGSWATPAVAIRNTFRNWDLPERRQIFAGFRCARD; this is translated from the coding sequence ATGCTGAGGCCGGAGCCGGAGGGCATCCTCCGCCACACCTCTCGAAGCCGACCGGATCTCGCGCGCGAAGCGTTCGCACGGTCGATCATCCGCGGTCTCGGAGACAATCCCCGATGGCTGAGTTGCCGGTATCTGTACGACGAAGCCGGCAGCACGATTTTCGAACGCATTACCGAACAGCCCGAATACTATCTGACCGGCACCGAGGAGAAGATCCTCGAGCGCGAAGCGGGGCGAATTCGCGAGCTGTGCGGCGCAACCACGCTCGTCGAGCTCGGCGCGGGCAGCGCGACCAAGACGCGGCATCTTCTTCGCGCATGGACGCGTGCGCGTCGTGCGCGATATGTGCCGATCGACATCAGCCGTTCGATGCTTTCGCAGACGTGCGCGGCGCTTCGGCGCGAGTTCCGCACGCTGACCGTCGATCCACTTGCCGGATCGTACGAACAGGCCGTGCCGTTCCTGCGCGAGCTGTCCCCGCTGACTCTTGTTTTTCTCGGCAGCAGCGTCGGCAACTTCAATGAGGATGAGCTCGACGAATTCTTCGAGCTCGTCACCGCGAATCTTTCGGATGGCGACCGCTTGCTGCTCGGCATGGATCTCGTCAAGGACCAGGCGACGCTCGAAGCCGCCTACAACGATGCGGCCGGGTGGAGCTCGAAGTTCACGCTCAATCTGTTCGCGCGCATGAACCGCGAGCTCGGAACCAGCGTCGATCTCTCGTCGCTCGAGCACGTCGCGCGCTGGAATGCGTCGAAATCGCGCATCGACATTCACGCGAAGGTGCTTCGTCCGGTGACGATCGATCTCGAGGAGTGGGGACGCCGCTTCGAGCTCGAAGCCGGCGAGATGCCGCTCGTCGAGATCAGCCGCAAGTTCGAAACCGGCGCGATGGCATCGGTGGCGGCGCGGCACGGATTCGAGCCGATCGAGACGTTCACGGATCCGGACCGGCTGTTCGCACTGATGCTGCTGCGCTTCCGCCGCCGCACGGCGCCGGTCGAAACGCTGCGCAGCCTGCTCGCACACGAGCTCGGTGCGCAGCGCGAACGCACGCTGGAGATCGTCGAGCCGCTCACACCGGCCGACCTTGCCGTCCAGCACTGTGAAATCCTCAGCCCCATCGTCTGGGATCTCGGGCACATCGCGAGCTTCGAGCACGAATGGATCGAGCGCGCCTATGGTCAGGCCGAAGCGGCCGGTGCGGACGTCATGCCGGCATCACGCAACGGCCGCAGCCCGGTTTCCATCGGCGCGGATCGAACCCTCTACGATCCGATCCGCCATCCGCGTCCGACACGCGGTGCCCTTGCGCTTCCCGATCGCGATACGGCCCTCGCGCGACTGGCCGGCGTGCGCGAGCAGACGTCCGGCGTGCTCGCGGCCACCGGTTTCGCGGAAGAGGCCGCGCTGCTTCGCGACGGCTATCTGTTCTCGATGATTGCGCAGCACGAAGCGCAGCACAGCGAAACGATCCTGCAGAGCATCCAGCTCCGGGGCCTGCCCTATGAGCCGCGTCGTCGAAGCGAGCCGCCGGGTGCCGCATGCAGCGCGAAAGGCGAGGTTTTCGTGCCCGGCGGTCCGTTCCTGATGGGCACCGACGACCGCGCGGTCGCCTACGACAACGAACGCCCGCGTCACGAGGTCGATCTCGATTCGTTCTGGATCGACGAAGCGCCGGTCACGAGCGGCACCTACCGTGCGTTCGTCGAGGACGACGGCTATCGCCGTCCCGAGCTGTGGACACCGGACGGATGGCGCTGGCTCGGTGAAACGAAGGTGTCGCACCCCGGCGGCTGGTGGCGCGCGCAGGACGGAAGCTGGTGCGAGCGCGTTTTCGGGCGCGTGCAGCCGCTGGACGAAACGCGGCCGGTCGTGCACGTCTGCTGGCATGAAGCTCAGGCGTGCGCGCGCTGGCTCGGCAAACGTCTTCCGACCGAAGCCGAATGGGAAAAGGCTGCCGCGTGGGATCTCGAGCGCGGCCTTCCGCGTCTGTATCCGTGGGGCGAGGCGCGGCCGTCTCCGGACCGGGCCAATCTCGACCAGCGCACATTCGCTCCGGCCGCGGCCGGAGCCTTCGCGGCCGGCAGAAGCTACTTCGGATGTCACCAGATGCTCGGTGACGTCTGGGAGTGGACGTCGTCCGACTTCGTTCCGTATCCGGGCTTCCGGGTTTTTCCGTATCCCGAATATTCCGTGGTGCACTTCGGCCGCCGGCACAAGGTGCTGCGAGGCGGCTCGTGGGCAACGCCGGCAGTCGCGATCCGAAATACGTTTCGCAACTGGGATCTGCCCGAACGACGCCAGATCTTTGCCGGTTTCCGCTGTGCCCGCGATTGA
- a CDS encoding ethanolamine ammonia-lyase subunit EutB — protein MAYASTFKDTRWVFADLRELLAKASPERSGDHLAGIAAGSASERFAAQCALADLPLAEFLACELVPYEDDEVTRLIVDSHDASAFATVSSLTVGEFREWLLSDEIESSALTAVAPGLTPEMVAAVSKIMRLQDLAVVSAKCEVVTRFRGTIGLRGRLATRLQPNHPTDDSRGIAASIVDGLLLGAGDAVIGVNPVGDSIDDYIRIVTLLDDVRTRLAAPVQGCCLGHVTTAIAAIERGAPVDLVFQSIAGSEKANAGFGVTLAVLAEARSAALSLDRGTIGRNVMYFETGQGAALSADGHHGVDQQTMEARAYGVARAFDPLLLNTVVGFIGPEYLYDGKQIQRAGLEDHFCGKLLGVPMGVDVCYTNHAEADQDDMDSLLVNLVVAGVNFVITVPGADDVMLNYQSLSHHDVLAVRRMTGRRRAPEFEEWLARVGLADGDGNLLPKPDVRAMASALAAIAP, from the coding sequence ATGGCCTACGCATCGACCTTCAAGGATACGCGCTGGGTTTTCGCGGATCTCAGGGAGCTTCTCGCCAAGGCGTCGCCGGAGCGTTCGGGCGACCATCTTGCCGGAATCGCCGCCGGCAGCGCTTCGGAGCGCTTCGCAGCGCAGTGCGCGCTTGCCGATCTCCCGCTCGCGGAATTCCTCGCGTGCGAGCTGGTTCCGTACGAGGACGACGAAGTCACGCGCCTGATCGTCGATTCGCATGACGCTTCTGCGTTCGCGACGGTCTCTTCGCTCACCGTCGGCGAGTTTCGCGAGTGGCTGCTGTCGGATGAAATCGAATCGAGCGCGCTCACCGCAGTTGCACCCGGCCTTACTCCCGAGATGGTGGCAGCGGTATCGAAGATCATGCGCCTTCAGGATCTGGCGGTGGTATCGGCAAAGTGCGAGGTCGTCACGCGCTTCCGCGGTACGATCGGGCTTCGCGGACGGCTGGCAACGCGGCTTCAGCCGAACCATCCGACCGACGACAGCCGCGGGATCGCAGCGTCGATCGTCGACGGTCTTCTCCTCGGCGCCGGCGATGCGGTGATCGGAGTCAATCCCGTCGGCGACAGCATCGACGATTACATCCGCATCGTGACGTTGCTCGATGACGTCCGCACGCGGCTGGCGGCTCCGGTGCAGGGCTGCTGCCTCGGCCACGTGACGACCGCGATTGCTGCGATCGAGCGCGGCGCGCCGGTCGACCTCGTGTTCCAGTCGATTGCCGGATCCGAAAAAGCCAACGCCGGCTTCGGTGTCACGCTTGCCGTACTCGCCGAAGCGCGCAGCGCCGCGCTTTCGCTCGACCGCGGCACCATCGGACGCAACGTGATGTATTTCGAGACCGGGCAGGGTGCGGCGCTGTCGGCCGACGGCCATCACGGAGTCGACCAGCAGACGATGGAAGCGCGCGCATACGGCGTCGCGCGAGCCTTCGATCCACTGCTGCTCAACACCGTCGTCGGCTTCATCGGGCCCGAGTATCTGTACGACGGAAAGCAGATCCAGCGCGCCGGGCTAGAGGATCATTTCTGCGGCAAGCTGCTCGGCGTGCCGATGGGCGTCGACGTCTGCTACACGAACCACGCCGAAGCCGACCAGGACGACATGGACTCGCTGCTCGTCAACCTCGTCGTCGCCGGCGTCAATTTCGTGATCACCGTTCCCGGCGCAGACGACGTCATGCTCAATTACCAGAGCCTGTCGCATCACGACGTGCTCGCGGTCCGGCGCATGACCGGGCGGCGGCGTGCACCCGAGTTCGAGGAATGGCTCGCGCGCGTCGGGCTCGCCGATGGCGACGGAAATCTGCTGCCGAAACCGGACGTGCGTGCGATGGCGTCGGCGCTGGCGGCGATCGCGCCATGA
- the eutC gene encoding ethanolamine ammonia-lyase subunit EutC, translating to MKTDLVIVSPVAAASLRRFTDARVALGRAGSSLTTKAHLQFVGDHARARDAVWTAVDFDSLAHQLGELGARTVRVRSQAGDRATYLRRPDLGRQLDEESMARLAAEAVKPAASIALVVADGLSAEAIHTQASAVAGPLLLRLATRAPSLIVLVEQGRVAIGDAIGEALGAELVIVLVGERPGLSAADSLGCYVTWSPRTGTPDSRRNCISNIRGGGLAPEAAAEKIAALVERMFERRMSGVGLL from the coding sequence ATGAAGACCGACCTGGTGATCGTGTCGCCGGTCGCGGCCGCATCGCTCCGGCGCTTTACCGACGCGCGCGTCGCGCTCGGCCGCGCGGGCTCGAGCCTGACGACGAAGGCGCATCTTCAGTTCGTCGGCGACCACGCCCGTGCGCGTGATGCGGTGTGGACCGCGGTGGACTTCGACAGCCTTGCGCATCAGCTGGGCGAGCTCGGAGCTCGCACGGTGCGGGTGCGAAGCCAGGCAGGCGACCGCGCGACGTATCTACGGCGCCCCGATCTCGGGCGCCAGCTCGACGAAGAATCGATGGCCCGCCTTGCTGCCGAGGCCGTGAAACCTGCGGCGTCGATCGCGCTCGTCGTCGCCGATGGCTTGTCCGCCGAAGCGATTCACACGCAGGCCTCCGCTGTTGCAGGCCCGCTGCTGCTGCGGCTGGCGACCCGCGCGCCGTCGCTCATCGTGCTCGTCGAGCAGGGGCGCGTCGCCATCGGCGATGCCATCGGCGAAGCGCTCGGAGCGGAGCTTGTGATCGTGCTCGTCGGCGAGCGCCCGGGCCTGTCGGCGGCGGATTCGCTCGGCTGCTACGTGACGTGGTCGCCGCGAACCGGCACGCCGGACTCACGCCGCAACTGCATCTCGAACATCCGCGGCGGGGGTCTTGCGCCGGAAGCGGCAGCGGAGAAGATCGCCGCACTCGTCGAGCGGATGTTCGAGCGCAGGATGAGCGGCGTCGGGCTCCTTTGA
- a CDS encoding alcohol dehydrogenase catalytic domain-containing protein, whose product MKSRAVVQTGPRQLEMRELDVPDIGDDGALLRVEACGICGSDVEQYDGLLPVKFPLIPGHEPLGIIEKIGDKAARRWGVDVGDRVAVETLIRCGNCRDCVAGNYQLCRGRGGAMFGYAYVPLSHPPGLWGAYADYMVLDPNTLLHRIDKSLPAELAVMFNPLGAGFRWAVEAGEVGPGDSVLILGPGQRGLTSVIACRAAGAGQIIVTGLARDAAKLALARELGADATIDVENEDVRTRVKELTGGRGADVVVEVSANATEPVAESLHYVRPGGRIVLAGVKGFKSVPDFVSDLIVVKEIRICGVLGVTSNAYRAAIRLIESGTVPLEKLHTHDFPLEKAEEAILTLAGRTGGPASIHSCLRPDL is encoded by the coding sequence GTGAAGTCGCGCGCTGTCGTCCAGACCGGTCCGCGCCAGCTCGAAATGCGCGAGCTCGACGTCCCGGATATCGGTGACGACGGCGCGCTTCTGCGCGTCGAAGCCTGCGGAATCTGCGGCAGCGACGTCGAGCAGTACGACGGCCTGCTGCCGGTAAAGTTCCCGCTCATTCCGGGACACGAGCCGCTCGGCATCATCGAGAAGATCGGCGACAAGGCCGCGCGGCGGTGGGGCGTCGACGTCGGCGACCGCGTGGCCGTCGAAACGCTGATCCGCTGCGGCAACTGCCGCGACTGCGTGGCCGGAAATTATCAGCTGTGCCGCGGCCGCGGCGGCGCGATGTTCGGTTATGCGTACGTTCCGCTGTCGCATCCACCGGGTTTGTGGGGCGCGTACGCCGACTACATGGTGCTCGACCCGAACACGCTGCTGCACAGGATCGACAAGAGCCTGCCGGCCGAGCTTGCCGTGATGTTCAACCCGCTCGGTGCCGGATTCCGCTGGGCCGTCGAAGCAGGCGAGGTAGGCCCCGGCGACAGCGTGCTGATCCTCGGCCCCGGACAGCGCGGGCTTACAAGCGTGATCGCGTGCCGCGCCGCGGGCGCCGGACAGATCATCGTGACGGGCCTTGCGCGCGATGCCGCCAAGCTCGCGCTCGCCCGCGAGCTCGGCGCCGATGCGACGATCGATGTCGAGAACGAAGACGTGCGCACGCGCGTAAAGGAGCTGACCGGCGGGCGCGGGGCCGACGTCGTCGTGGAGGTGTCGGCGAACGCGACCGAGCCGGTCGCCGAATCGCTGCATTACGTGCGGCCGGGCGGACGCATCGTTCTCGCCGGCGTCAAAGGCTTCAAGAGCGTTCCCGACTTCGTGAGCGACCTGATCGTCGTCAAGGAGATCCGCATCTGCGGCGTGCTCGGCGTGACGAGCAATGCGTATCGCGCGGCGATCCGGCTGATCGAGTCGGGCACTGTGCCGCTCGAAAAGCTTCACACGCACGACTTTCCGCTCGAGAAAGCGGAGGAGGCAATCCTTACGCTCGCCGGACGCACGGGCGGGCCGGCGAGCATTCACTCGTGCCTGCGGCCGGACCTGTAG
- a CDS encoding PaaI family thioesterase: protein MPAPELPEFNIRTAEAMIAASSKIGGLPSYLGITIDEMTPGFLRASMPVREELLTIMGAIHGGVMAGLVDHALGCVLYPLMKAGQWAATTEFKINYLAAVKTGTLVAESRVLSCGRRSAVVRVEVSNENRMVCVAQGTLLISDPPGSRKP from the coding sequence ATGCCCGCTCCCGAGCTTCCCGAGTTCAATATCAGAACGGCCGAGGCGATGATCGCGGCCAGCAGCAAGATCGGCGGGCTTCCGTCGTATCTCGGAATCACGATCGACGAGATGACGCCGGGCTTCCTGCGCGCGAGCATGCCGGTGCGCGAAGAGCTGCTGACGATCATGGGAGCCATTCACGGCGGTGTGATGGCCGGCCTCGTCGATCATGCTCTCGGCTGCGTGCTCTACCCTCTGATGAAGGCCGGCCAGTGGGCGGCGACGACCGAATTCAAGATCAACTATCTCGCTGCCGTGAAGACCGGAACGCTCGTCGCCGAGTCGCGCGTGCTGTCGTGCGGCCGCCGCTCGGCGGTCGTGCGGGTCGAAGTCTCCAACGAGAACCGCATGGTCTGCGTCGCGCAGGGCACGCTTCTGATTTCGGACCCGCCCGGAAGCCGCAAGCCGTGA
- a CDS encoding nuclear transport factor 2 family protein, whose translation MNDVQVRNDIQVFASYAAAFEVAFLNDDWKLVRECFDEDAVYDVVAGPPFGGTWQGRDAIVEHFVESVNSFDRKYDDRQLEALAGPEMRGDAVYIRWAVTYRKAGQPDLRVEGEEEAWVKDGRIVRLKDTMPGGA comes from the coding sequence ATGAACGACGTCCAGGTACGCAACGACATCCAGGTCTTCGCTTCGTATGCAGCAGCGTTCGAGGTCGCCTTCCTCAATGACGACTGGAAGCTCGTGCGCGAATGCTTCGACGAAGACGCCGTATACGACGTGGTCGCCGGTCCGCCGTTCGGCGGTACGTGGCAGGGCCGCGATGCCATCGTCGAGCACTTTGTCGAGTCGGTGAATTCGTTCGACCGCAAGTACGACGACCGCCAGCTCGAAGCGCTCGCCGGCCCGGAAATGCGAGGCGACGCGGTCTACATCCGGTGGGCTGTGACGTACCGCAAGGCGGGTCAGCCCGATCTGCGCGTGGAAGGCGAGGAAGAAGCCTGGGTCAAAGACGGCAGGATCGTGCGTCTGAAGGACACGATGCCCGGCGGTGCCTGA
- a CDS encoding Rrf2 family transcriptional regulator, giving the protein MNITAQEEYGLRCLLRVAMHESGDPMRTQEVAAAEGLSLEYAAKLMRILKNGGFVASTRGSAGGYLLARPAAEISVWQVLEELGGPLYEEKFCESHTGMQRSCMHSTDCSIRALWRNMNGILKTALSAISLADLTRNEGAVGAWLVRPGAPGTEPAAFVREAPTPSVRGGVS; this is encoded by the coding sequence ATGAACATCACCGCACAAGAGGAGTACGGCCTGCGCTGTCTTCTCCGCGTCGCGATGCACGAATCCGGCGATCCGATGCGCACGCAGGAGGTCGCGGCCGCCGAAGGGCTCAGCCTCGAGTACGCGGCCAAGCTCATGCGCATCCTCAAGAACGGCGGATTCGTTGCCAGTACGCGAGGTTCGGCAGGCGGATACCTGCTGGCCCGGCCGGCGGCGGAGATCAGCGTCTGGCAGGTGCTCGAAGAGCTCGGCGGTCCACTTTACGAGGAGAAGTTCTGCGAGTCGCACACGGGCATGCAGAGGAGCTGCATGCATTCGACCGACTGCTCGATCCGCGCGCTGTGGCGCAACATGAACGGAATCCTCAAGACCGCGCTGTCGGCCATTTCGCTGGCCGACCTGACGCGCAATGAAGGTGCCGTCGGTGCGTGGCTGGTGAGGCCCGGCGCACCCGGCACAGAGCCGGCCGCATTCGTGCGCGAGGCGCCGACTCCGTCTGTGCGGGGAGGCGTGTCATGA